The DNA segment CGACTATATTTGAACGGCCCACAACCACCACCTCGGCTCCGGAGGTCTCATAACCGGAACGTACGATCAGTTCCCGGATACCCGCGGGTGTGCATGGCAGGAACTTTACCTCGTCACCGCCGATCATCAGGCGTCCCACATTGATCGGGTGAAAACAGTCCACATCCTTGTCGGGGTCGATAGCATTGATGACCTTCTTCTCATTGATGTGCCTGGGAAGCGGGAGTTGGACGAGAATCCCGTGTATCTTCGGATCCCTGTTGTACTTATCAACAAGTTTGAGCAGGTCTTCTTCGGTTATGTCCTCGGGCTGATTGTCCTGGATAGAATAGAAGCCGATCTCATGCGCCGCCTTCTGCTTGCCGGTAACGTAGCTGACCGAGGCGGGGTTCTCTCCCACAAGGATGGTAACGAGTCCGGGAACAATCCCGTGCTTGTCCTTCATCCCGGCAACTTCCTTCTTAAGTTCCTCCCTGATCTGGGCAGCGATTTCCTTTCCGTTAATGATTTTTGCAGACATATTGCCTCCTTGGGTTAGTGATTCGTTACAATGCACCTTGCCGAAAGCACCGACATCTGTCGGGGATGAAGGCAAGGGATGTATTTAATCAAAATTTCCTTACAATGTTCTTTGCCGAAAGCACCGAGGTGCCGGAGGCAAATATAAAGATAAAATATCAAAACCTTACATTGCTATGCCGTAAGGCATGCCATCGGCAAGCTCCGGCCTTTGGCCGGAGAGCTTGACTTTTTCCCTTTGCAAACACTCATTTCATGCATAATTAGTTTCTGTGTATAAACTCAACAATAGAGCCGTCATTCCCGCGGTCTGTTGGGCGGGAATCCAGTCTTTTCAGTAACTTCTGGATACCCGACTACAGACTTCGGGTATGACAAAAACAAGAAATGGCAATTTATACACAGACACTAATTAGAGTCTGTGTATAAAGTCGAACAATTGTAGTTTTTCCGTCATTCCGGCTTGTCCGGAATCGTTCTTTAAGAAGGATTCCCGACATGCTTCGCTTGCGGGAATGACAAACGACCGTAATTTATACACAGGCTCTAATCAGTGTCTGTCCATAAACTCATCTATTCCATCATTCCACACTTGATGCGGAATCCAGAACCGATTGATTTTACTGGATTCCCGTTTTCACGGGAATGACAACAACACAGTTTATACACAGGCTCTAATTAGTTTCTGCTTTTAATCAACGACAGCATCTCCTCCCTCGTGGACTGCTTTGACCTGAAGAGACCTCTTACCGCTGATGTCACCGTCCTTGAACCGGGTTTTTTTATCCCCCGCATGCTCAGGCAGAGATGCTCGGCATCAATGATCACCATAGCACCCTTTGGCTTCAGCCTTTTCATGATCATATCTACAAGCTGTGCCGAAAGGCGCTCCTGAACCTGCGGCCTCTTGGCCAGTATCTCGAGGGCCCTTGCAAGTTCACCGATACCGACGATTCTGCCCTTCTCAGGTATGTATGCTATATGGGCACGTCCAAAAAAGGGCAGCAGATGGTGTTCACAGACGGAATAAAACGGGATGTCTTTAAGGATCACCATCTCATCATGGGTCTCACCCTCGATGGGCGTTAGAATGTCCTCAGGCTGTGTCACAAGACCCGAGAATATCTCTTCAAACATGGAGGCAACCCTCTGGGGTGTCCGCTTGAGCCCCGGTCTTTCAGGGTCTTCACCTATACCCTCTATTATAAGCCTTACCCCTTTTTCTATCTTTTTTGTATTCATAGCCGTCTCCCTTTATCAGGTCTTCATTGTTACCTGTTAAAATCCACAGGATGCGCAAAGGTTATACAGTATACCCGGGTTTTTCCTGATCCTGATCTGTCCGGTTCCATCCCAAACCTGTTATATTCTACCTAAACCGTGTGATTTTCTTCTTTTGATACCGTGCCGGCGGCAACCTCTATAATACGTCTGTCGGTGACGATCCTGTTAACCCTGATGTCGTGCCCGGATACGGGAACCTCCTCCACTATCTGCTCTTCATATGCCAGGGCCACAAGGGGGGGCCTTTCCCTCAGTGCACCTATGAGCCTGTCATAATATCCACCACCATAACCGAGCCTGCCGCCCAGTTCATCAAAGGCAACACCCGGCATCAGAATAAACTCCAGATCTTCCGGCAAAACTATTTTATCTCCATCGCCCGGAGGTTCCGGTATGCCCATATAGCCCTCCTGAAGCTCCGAGAGGGCAGCTATACTGTAGAGAAGTAAGCTCCGGTTATCCCTGTCAACCCTGGGCAACACAACAACTCTATCATCCTTCAGGGCATTTTCAATTATCGGGATGGTATTAATCTCGCTTCTGAAAGAGGCAAAAAGGAGAACTGTCCCGGCCTCGGTAAATTCCTTCAGACACAGGATCCTTTCCATTACGAGACTGTCCTTTACCTGCCGGACCTCGCGGGGAATCCCATCCCGTCTTTTAATAATCTCTCTTCTCAGTGCCGTTTTATCTTTTATCACTTCTTGAAATCACCACCAATACCGCGTGAGTGCAGGCAGGCGAGCTGGTTTTCGTTGCCTTGCAACGGGTTGCAATACCTCAATGAAGGATGCAGCCTCACTTAGCCGGCATCTTCCAGGCACTTCTCAAGCACCTCTTTCAGTTTCGCCACCTCCCTTACAGTATCAGGACTTTTCTTATAGGGAGGTTCCCCCGAGATATCCGCTTCCATGACCTGGGGCCTGAAGGCTATGGCGCCAAGCAGCACCATGTCACCAAGTAGAGACCCGATAAATTCTATATCTCCATCATTCCTTACCTTGTTCGCAACCACA comes from the bacterium BMS3Abin08 genome and includes:
- the folD gene encoding bifunctional protein FolD protein; this encodes MSAKIINGKEIAAQIREELKKEVAGMKDKHGIVPGLVTILVGENPASVSYVTGKQKAAHEIGFYSIQDNQPEDITEEDLLKLVDKYNRDPKIHGILVQLPLPRHINEKKVINAIDPDKDVDCFHPINVGRLMIGGDEVKFLPCTPAGIRELIVRSGYETSGAEVVVVGRSNIVGKPIANILLQKGKGANATVTVVHTGTKNLEAHCRRAEILIVAAGVPNLVKPEWIKPGACVIDVGVNRVGEKKSEKTGRMVPILKGDVDFDAAKEIAGAITPVPGGVGPMTITMLMYNTVQAAKNTLK
- the folE gene encoding GTP cyclohydrolase 1, with translation MNTKKIEKGVRLIIEGIGEDPERPGLKRTPQRVASMFEEIFSGLVTQPEDILTPIEGETHDEMVILKDIPFYSVCEHHLLPFFGRAHIAYIPEKGRIVGIGELARALEILAKRPQVQERLSAQLVDMIMKRLKPKGAMVIIDAEHLCLSMRGIKKPGSRTVTSAVRGLFRSKQSTREEMLSLIKSRN
- a CDS encoding putative 5-formyltetrahydrofolate cyclo-ligase, with translation MIKDKTALRREIIKRRDGIPREVRQVKDSLVMERILCLKEFTEAGTVLLFASFRSEINTIPIIENALKDDRVVVLPRVDRDNRSLLLYSIAALSELQEGYMGIPEPPGDGDKIVLPEDLEFILMPGVAFDELGGRLGYGGGYYDRLIGALRERPPLVALAYEEQIVEEVPVSGHDIRVNRIVTDRRIIEVAAGTVSKEENHTV